A single region of the Kwoniella botswanensis chromosome 1, complete sequence genome encodes:
- a CDS encoding transcription elongation factor SPT4: MPPKGGSRKTELRACLICSVLQSTNDFLTQGCPNCEEILEMRGSAERVAECTSVTYDGMIAMMEPSESWVARWQRIDKKMRGIYAVRVTGRPPQDVIDAIEARGGVYRPRDAVED; encoded by the exons ATGCCACCAAAAGGAGGATCTCGAAAGACAGAGCTTCGAGCTTGTCTGATATGTTCCGTACTTCAATCCACCAATGATTTCTTGACTCAGGGTTGTCCGAATTGCGAGGAGATcttagag ATGAGAGGTTCGGCAGAGAGAGTAGCGGAATGTACCAGTGTGACATACGATGGAATGATAGCTATGATGGAACCTTCTGAAAGTTGGGTAGCCAGGTGGCAGAGGATAG ACAaaaagatgagagggatatACGCCGTCCGAGTGACTGGTCGACCACCACAGGATGTTATAGATGCTATAGAAGCTAGAGGAGGTGTGTATAGACCTAGGGATGCCGTCGAGGATTAG